From Streptomyces sp. NBC_00370, a single genomic window includes:
- a CDS encoding MFS transporter: MTDLAVLAEPAVDTQARRPLRDRRLPPTAALLLLASITVSFLAGSSAPTPLYAVYQGEWGFTPITTTVVFGVYALAVLAGLLTLGKLSDHVGRRPVLLAALAVQAVSMVVFATAEGVPALLVARIVQGISTGAALGAIGAGMMDINRPRGTVANAVAPGVGTATGALVSGVVVQYLPAPTHLIYLALLALFALQAVGVLLMTETVTRKRGALSSLVPEIKLPRAVRRPVLVAAPVLFAVWALAGLYGSLGPALARDLVGSSSFVFGGLGLFVLAGVAVVSVLALRGLAPRTLMLTSVATLSAGMAVTLVSLAEGSAAGFFLGTAIAGVGFGSGFQGGIRMVMPLTEPHESSGVLSLLYVVSYLGMGGPAVLAGFLVVHAGGLLTTAREYGIAVIVLAGIALLGLLRGGRAPALAARR, encoded by the coding sequence ATGACGGATCTCGCAGTGCTCGCCGAACCGGCCGTCGACACCCAGGCGCGCCGGCCGCTACGCGACCGCCGGCTGCCCCCGACCGCCGCGCTGCTCCTGCTGGCGTCGATCACCGTGTCGTTCCTCGCGGGCTCCAGCGCCCCGACCCCGCTCTACGCGGTCTACCAGGGGGAGTGGGGCTTCACCCCGATCACCACCACCGTGGTGTTCGGCGTCTACGCGCTCGCCGTGCTGGCCGGGCTGCTGACCCTCGGCAAGCTCTCCGACCATGTCGGCAGGCGCCCGGTGCTGCTGGCCGCGCTCGCCGTACAGGCCGTGTCCATGGTCGTGTTCGCCACCGCCGAAGGGGTCCCGGCCCTGCTCGTCGCCCGGATCGTCCAGGGCATCTCCACCGGCGCCGCGCTCGGCGCGATAGGCGCCGGAATGATGGACATCAACCGGCCGCGCGGCACGGTCGCCAACGCCGTCGCGCCCGGGGTGGGCACGGCCACCGGTGCGCTCGTCTCCGGCGTCGTCGTCCAGTACCTGCCGGCGCCCACGCACCTGATCTATCTGGCCCTGCTGGCCCTCTTCGCGCTCCAGGCGGTCGGTGTCCTGCTGATGACCGAGACGGTCACCCGCAAGCGTGGCGCGCTGTCCTCGCTGGTCCCCGAGATCAAGCTGCCCCGCGCGGTGCGCCGCCCCGTACTCGTCGCGGCGCCCGTGCTGTTCGCGGTCTGGGCCCTCGCCGGTCTGTACGGATCGCTCGGCCCGGCGCTCGCCCGGGATCTGGTGGGCTCCTCGTCCTTCGTCTTCGGCGGCCTCGGCCTGTTCGTTCTCGCCGGCGTCGCCGTCGTCTCCGTACTGGCCCTGCGCGGACTCGCCCCCCGCACGCTGATGCTGACCAGCGTCGCCACGCTGAGCGCGGGCATGGCCGTCACCCTTGTCTCCCTCGCCGAGGGCTCGGCCGCCGGCTTCTTCCTCGGCACGGCCATCGCCGGTGTCGGCTTCGGCAGCGGCTTCCAGGGCGGTATCCGCATGGTCATGCCGCTGACCGAGCCGCACGAGAGTTCCGGGGTGCTCTCGCTCCTGTACGTCGTGTCGTACCTGGGCATGGGCGGGCCCGCGGTCCTCGCCGGGTTCCTCGTCGTCCACGCGGGCGGGCTGCTCACGACGGCGCGGGAGTACGGCATCGCGGTGATCGTCCTCGCCGGGATCGCGCTCCTCGGCCTGCTGCGCGGGGGCCGGGCGCCCGCGCTCGCCGCCCGGCGTTGA
- a CDS encoding sialidase family protein, with product MRAHRLTITLATLGAVAVATTVGIAAYGYGHRGSPTCVSSVPFRAGEDGYDTFRIPSAVLTRDGTLIAFAEGRVGGAGDSGHIDVVRKRSADGGCTWGPLGLVAAGDGHTRGNPAPVVDPRTGRIVLLSSYNSGEVTEARIMTGEATAGQSRRVFAQTSEDDGRTFSAPREITAEVKRPDWRWYATGPGHAVAFTTGPHKGRLVVPANHSAAPPAGSSDTGQEAKYYGAHAIYSDDGGLHWNIGYVDGGYDGLTNSNESSAAQLPDGRLYFSARDQKGSVPGHRLGAYSADGGRTLDAPYRAESTLLDVPMVQGSLLQTTGRKGAPLLFAGPSVPTARRAMAIWRSTDGGSRFTKVTTVSELPAAYSDLVQPDSGTVGLFYETGAAGPYERIEYRRIPLGDFTANGG from the coding sequence ATGAGAGCGCACCGGTTGACGATCACGCTGGCCACCCTGGGAGCGGTCGCGGTCGCCACCACCGTCGGTATCGCCGCGTACGGCTACGGGCACCGCGGATCCCCGACGTGTGTCTCGTCGGTGCCGTTCAGGGCGGGGGAGGACGGCTACGACACGTTCCGCATACCCTCCGCCGTGCTGACGCGCGACGGGACGCTGATCGCCTTCGCCGAGGGGCGGGTCGGCGGCGCCGGGGACAGCGGCCACATCGACGTCGTCCGTAAGCGCTCCGCCGACGGCGGCTGCACCTGGGGGCCGCTCGGCCTGGTCGCGGCGGGGGACGGGCACACCCGCGGCAACCCGGCGCCGGTCGTGGACCCGCGCACCGGCCGGATCGTCCTGCTCAGCAGCTACAACAGCGGCGAGGTCACCGAGGCCCGGATCATGACGGGCGAGGCCACCGCGGGGCAGAGCCGCCGGGTCTTCGCGCAGACCAGCGAGGACGACGGCCGTACGTTCTCCGCGCCGCGCGAGATCACCGCGGAGGTGAAGAGGCCCGACTGGCGGTGGTACGCGACCGGGCCCGGCCATGCCGTCGCCTTCACCACCGGCCCGCACAAGGGCCGGCTCGTCGTACCGGCCAACCACTCGGCTGCGCCGCCGGCCGGCTCGTCCGACACCGGCCAGGAGGCCAAGTACTACGGCGCCCACGCCATCTACAGCGACGACGGCGGTCTGCACTGGAACATCGGCTACGTGGACGGCGGTTACGACGGACTGACCAACTCCAACGAGTCGTCCGCCGCCCAACTCCCGGACGGAAGGCTGTACTTCAGCGCGCGGGACCAGAAGGGCAGCGTCCCGGGCCACCGCCTCGGCGCGTACTCCGCCGACGGCGGCCGTACGCTCGACGCCCCGTACCGGGCGGAGTCCACCCTCCTCGACGTGCCCATGGTCCAGGGCAGTCTGCTCCAGACGACAGGCCGTAAAGGCGCGCCCCTGCTGTTCGCGGGACCCTCGGTACCGACGGCGCGCAGGGCCATGGCGATCTGGCGCAGCACCGACGGCGGCTCGCGGTTCACGAAGGTCACCACCGTCTCCGAACTGCCCGCCGCCTACTCGGACCTGGTCCAGCCGGACAGCGGAACGGTCGGCCTCTTCTACGAGACGGGCGCGGCCGGTCCGTACGAGCGGATCGAGTACCGCAGGATCCCGCTCGGCGACTTCACGGCGAACGGGGGCTGA
- a CDS encoding helix-turn-helix domain-containing protein, translated as MVRTNNFGIALRGWRERLSPLEGGLAAEDDEDRRIPGLRREELALLAGLSVDYVIRLEQGRARNPSAQVVAALARALRLDTAERDHLFRCAQLAPPAGGAVSMHVPARVHRLVRQLGDTPVAVFAADWTIISWNAMWSAVVGDPHTYDWQERNLVTGMFRSDGRPGPDSVAAWPVRSRHGEEAEEAALVADLRVTAAAYPADVRLAALVEHMLSRSPRFARLWFNGTARALVGDLKTVSHPSVGEIALDLDVLMVAGADLRIVTYTAAAETADEAKMAALRATCDLPRQSRVSV; from the coding sequence ATGGTGCGGACGAACAACTTCGGCATCGCCCTGCGGGGCTGGCGCGAGCGGCTGTCCCCGCTGGAGGGCGGACTGGCGGCCGAGGACGACGAGGACCGGCGCATCCCCGGCCTGCGCCGCGAGGAACTGGCGCTGCTGGCGGGCCTGTCGGTGGATTACGTCATCCGGCTGGAACAGGGCCGCGCGCGCAACCCCTCGGCCCAGGTCGTCGCCGCCCTCGCCAGGGCGTTGCGGCTCGACACGGCCGAGCGTGACCACCTGTTCCGCTGCGCCCAGCTGGCACCGCCCGCCGGCGGCGCCGTGTCCATGCACGTACCGGCCCGGGTCCACCGGCTCGTACGGCAGTTGGGCGACACGCCCGTCGCGGTCTTCGCCGCCGACTGGACGATCATCAGCTGGAACGCGATGTGGTCGGCCGTGGTCGGCGACCCCCATACGTACGACTGGCAGGAGCGCAACCTCGTCACGGGGATGTTCCGCTCGGACGGCCGGCCGGGGCCGGATTCCGTCGCGGCGTGGCCTGTCCGGTCGCGACACGGCGAGGAGGCGGAGGAAGCGGCTCTCGTCGCCGATCTGCGGGTGACGGCGGCCGCCTATCCCGCCGATGTGCGCCTCGCCGCGCTCGTCGAACACATGCTGAGCAGGAGCCCGCGCTTCGCCCGGCTCTGGTTCAACGGCACGGCCCGCGCGCTGGTCGGCGACCTCAAGACCGTCTCGCATCCGTCGGTGGGGGAGATCGCCCTCGACCTCGACGTCCTGATGGTCGCGGGCGCCGACCTCAGGATCGTCACGTACACGGCCGCCGCCGAGACGGCCGACGAGGCCAAGATGGCCGCGCTGCGCGCCACTTGTGATCTCCCGCGACAGAGCCGGGTCTCCGTCTGA
- a CDS encoding SMP-30/gluconolactonase/LRE family protein: MKAEQLTEAVADHGEGPVWAPEWAGLRWVDMLAGDVLHLEPSGEIGRWHVGPVAAALRPRTAGGMVIATEHDFVVADAPGEEPRLLATALTDPAIRLNEGGCDPQGNFYCGTMAYDETPGAGTLYLLRPDGDVSTVLTGVTISNGLAWSPDGTRAFYVDTPTGRVDVFDHDSATGLHNRRPFVTIPADAGHPDGLTVDAEGGIWVALWDGAAVRHYSAAGALESVVQLPVRNITACAFGGERLDELFITTSRHGDADPHPAAGALFRVTPGVQGLPVAPFAG; this comes from the coding sequence GTGAAAGCCGAGCAGTTGACCGAGGCCGTCGCCGACCACGGCGAGGGACCCGTCTGGGCACCGGAATGGGCAGGGCTGCGCTGGGTCGACATGCTCGCCGGTGACGTCCTCCACCTGGAGCCGTCCGGCGAGATCGGCCGGTGGCACGTCGGCCCCGTCGCCGCCGCCCTGCGGCCACGGACGGCCGGCGGGATGGTGATCGCGACGGAGCACGACTTCGTGGTCGCCGACGCCCCCGGCGAGGAACCCCGGCTGCTCGCCACCGCGTTGACCGATCCGGCGATCCGTCTCAACGAGGGCGGCTGCGATCCCCAGGGCAACTTCTACTGCGGCACGATGGCCTACGACGAGACCCCGGGCGCCGGGACGCTCTACCTGCTGCGGCCCGACGGCGACGTGTCGACCGTCCTGACCGGGGTGACGATCTCGAACGGGCTCGCCTGGTCGCCGGACGGCACGCGTGCCTTCTACGTCGACACGCCGACCGGGCGGGTCGACGTCTTCGACCACGACAGCGCGACGGGCCTGCACAACCGGCGGCCGTTCGTCACGATCCCGGCGGACGCGGGCCACCCCGACGGGCTGACCGTCGACGCCGAGGGCGGGATCTGGGTGGCGCTGTGGGACGGCGCGGCCGTACGGCACTACAGCGCGGCCGGCGCGCTGGAGAGCGTGGTCCAGCTGCCCGTACGCAACATCACCGCCTGCGCCTTCGGCGGTGAGCGCCTCGACGAGTTGTTCATCACCACGTCCCGGCACGGGGACGCGGACCCGCACCCCGCGGCCGGCGCGCTGTTCCGGGTCACGCCCGGTGTACAGGGCCTGCCGGTGGCGCCGTTCGCGGGCTGA
- a CDS encoding nitroreductase family deazaflavin-dependent oxidoreductase yields MTDDPNARIIDEFRANHGQVGGNFAGAPLLLLHTVGARSGAPRVNPMMYLAGEGRYFVFASKAGSDHNPDWYHNLIAHPDVRVEIKDETLDVRAVELRGEERDTVYAEQAGLYPGFADYQRKTERIIPVVALVPTGGDGDDSAASAGRAEGNPS; encoded by the coding sequence ATGACTGACGACCCGAACGCACGCATCATCGACGAGTTCCGCGCCAACCACGGCCAGGTCGGCGGAAACTTCGCGGGTGCGCCGCTGCTTCTGCTGCACACCGTCGGTGCCCGATCCGGCGCACCCCGTGTCAATCCGATGATGTACCTGGCCGGTGAGGGCCGCTACTTCGTCTTCGCCTCCAAAGCGGGCTCCGACCACAACCCGGACTGGTACCACAACCTGATCGCCCATCCCGACGTGCGCGTCGAGATCAAGGACGAGACCCTCGACGTCCGTGCCGTCGAGCTGCGTGGCGAGGAGCGGGACACCGTCTACGCCGAGCAGGCCGGCCTTTACCCCGGGTTCGCCGACTACCAGCGCAAGACCGAGCGGATCATCCCGGTCGTCGCACTCGTCCCCACCGGCGGTGACGGTGACGACAGCGCGGCGTCCGCCGGCCGCGCGGAAGGGAATCCGTCGTGA
- a CDS encoding alpha/beta hydrolase has protein sequence MSEQQRQALDELLRDGPLDLGGDVTEQRAVFHEMMTSVPLPDDITTTAGELGGVPVITVETPDNDPSTVLLYFHGGAYAIGSAADAVGLAADVARRTGTRAVCVDYRLAPESRFPAAVDDALAAYRALLDDGVPSSTIAFAGESAGGGLAVAALVAAKEAGLPQPASAVVFSPWADLTVSGRSIDGKAAVDPALTPDGMRTRAHDYLGETDPATPLASPVFADLTGLAPLLVQVGSHEILLDDAVRLAARAAEHDVHVELQVWPQVPHVFQAFAALLDDADAALKSAAAFTRAHWPESDPG, from the coding sequence TTGTCCGAGCAACAGCGCCAGGCCCTCGACGAACTGCTGCGGGACGGCCCGCTCGACCTGGGCGGCGACGTCACCGAACAGCGCGCCGTCTTCCACGAGATGATGACGTCCGTGCCGCTGCCCGACGACATCACCACCACCGCCGGGGAACTCGGCGGCGTACCGGTGATCACCGTCGAGACCCCGGACAACGACCCCTCGACGGTCCTGCTGTACTTCCACGGCGGCGCCTACGCCATCGGCTCGGCGGCCGACGCCGTGGGGCTCGCCGCCGACGTCGCCCGGCGCACCGGCACCCGCGCCGTCTGCGTCGACTACCGGCTGGCTCCGGAGAGCCGGTTCCCCGCTGCTGTGGACGACGCCCTGGCCGCCTACCGTGCCCTGCTGGACGACGGGGTGCCCAGCTCCACCATCGCCTTCGCCGGGGAGTCGGCCGGCGGCGGCCTCGCCGTCGCCGCGCTGGTCGCCGCCAAGGAGGCCGGCCTGCCCCAACCGGCGTCGGCCGTGGTCTTCTCCCCGTGGGCCGACCTCACGGTCTCCGGCCGCAGCATCGACGGCAAGGCCGCCGTCGATCCGGCCCTGACCCCCGACGGCATGCGCACCCGCGCCCACGACTACCTGGGCGAGACCGACCCCGCCACCCCGCTGGCCAGTCCGGTCTTCGCCGATCTCACCGGCCTCGCACCCCTGCTCGTCCAGGTCGGGTCGCACGAGATCCTGCTGGACGACGCGGTACGTCTCGCCGCCCGCGCCGCCGAGCACGACGTCCATGTCGAACTGCAGGTCTGGCCCCAAGTGCCGCATGTCTTCCAGGCGTTCGCCGCCCTGCTGGACGACGCCGACGCCGCGTTGAAGTCGGCCGCCGCCTTCACCCGTGCCCACTGGCCGGAGAGCGACCCCGGGTAA
- a CDS encoding cupin domain-containing protein: MSIAYLAQPEQQQKLEWLDGGMFSVLLDTAATDGQLTVGRFSVSKGEAPPYHMHTNEDEVFMLIKGEALLWSDDQEMELSEGGIVFLPRNVPHGYRITSDTADLLMICTPGGIEGMFRHAGRDMATPRPEGFEISKDRMAEAADMYGQIIVGPPR, encoded by the coding sequence GTGAGCATCGCCTATCTCGCCCAGCCCGAACAGCAGCAGAAGCTGGAATGGCTCGACGGAGGCATGTTCTCCGTCCTCCTCGACACCGCGGCCACCGACGGGCAGCTCACCGTCGGACGGTTCTCCGTCAGCAAGGGGGAGGCGCCGCCGTACCACATGCACACCAATGAGGACGAAGTCTTCATGCTCATCAAGGGTGAGGCGCTGCTCTGGTCCGACGACCAGGAGATGGAGCTGTCCGAGGGCGGCATCGTCTTCCTGCCTCGCAACGTGCCGCACGGCTACCGGATCACCTCCGACACGGCCGACCTGCTGATGATCTGCACCCCCGGCGGCATCGAGGGCATGTTCCGGCACGCGGGACGTGACATGGCGACGCCGCGTCCCGAGGGCTTCGAGATCTCGAAGGACCGCATGGCCGAGGCCGCCGACATGTACGGGCAGATCATCGTCGGCCCGCCGCGCTGA